CTATCTATTCACCAAGCCTTCATGGCAGTTTTCTTCTCCAAAGGTTAGGGTATGCAGATGGAATGGCCTATTGTCTCTTAATGTCCTGTCACTGAAGGAGTTTCTTTAGGCTAATAGTAATGCAAATCCACTTGTAGCTCTATCTTTAGTGATCCTCTGGAAGTGGTTTCAACAGGTTCTTCTTCAGGTTAACTTTCTGTTTACAAATTCTTCTGTGTAGTTACCCATTCTCTAACTGACTCCTGAAGACAGTCACGTAAATCATCTTTGGCTTATACCAcctaatattctgtaaaacacgTAACGGATTTCTTCAGTAAAGCGTATGGCCCCTTTTAGTACGTACTTAATTAAGAAGTCCATCTTTTCTTGTGGTAAGGATTTTACAGCCATGCCATGTCATCTTCAGTGTTATCCATATTAACATCCTAGCAAACTTACATTTGTCAACAGCTGGtttcattcttttattttcagttagAATCGTGTATGATGTTAGTTTTTTTAGCCTCCCTGGGTGACTGCCCTCTCAATATGAATATAGATTGCTTCAAGTTCTCTTTCcaaacatcactgattatgttaCATTGCCTGTAGCAACATGTTCTGTTATACTGTAACTTATAAGTAGCAATGAAAGATCTTCATGAGACATAAATGTACAGTGTACAGTTCCATCTCTCTACAATTCTACCAAAAGATGAATGAAGAGCAGTTATCATGGTCATTTTAATTCCAAGAATCAGATACATTTATCAAAGAAGGTTGATTCAATGTTCCATCCTTGACCTGTTTCCACAAGCACCCCAAAtcttgaaacaagttaaatgatGTGTTTTCATGCTTTCTGGCTATGAACAGTATTTGGCTGCTTCATGAAAATATTCCACTACGACCATAATGTGTTTATGCCCATTGTTACCCTATTGCAGAGCACCGAGCACACTGATAGCAAGTATCTTGTCATGTTCCAACACAATACTATTGTAGCTGCCCATAATGTTTCTTTTGTGGACCCTTTTTCTCACAGCACAATTCGTGCAGTGTTCTATAATCCTCTGTAGGACTTCAGCATCCAACCATTAGAAAGTACTTTCTTACTCCTTCCATAAAAGTTCTTTCAATCATTAATACCCCAGGATCAACTGGACTGTTTAGTCCTACTGTGGTCTCATCACTAGATGTGGATTTATTTGTAACAAGTCCTgatattaatatatcatttaatgGTGATACAACATCCAACTTTGTCATCCCAGACATCAAATATTATAACACGAAGATTGAGTAGTTACTAGACAAACACCAATATAAGATCACAGAAAGACTCGTCAACAGAATACTGaacaaatttaagaaacaaaatttcatcAACAAGAAGCTAACCAAAGACTTAAGAATCAAAGAAAAATTCTACCCTCATTTAAAGCCTATCATCAGTGCTATTAGCTCCCCTTTTCATCTCCACTTTGAGGgaatactaaacatcacattcacAACTTGGCAGATTTCATAGAACAACTCAGAAAGCTATGCATCAGATCCCAGGACGTAATGGTCAGTTTTGACATAACAGACCTATTTACCAATGTCCCAACTTCAGAAACCTTTCATGTCATCACACCATGACAGCTCTCTGCCACACAGAACTGACATGAAGATGAGCATCATCATGGAACTAACAACTATTTCCCTACAGTCAACTTATTTACAATATAACGAGGAATTCTACAAACAAATAGATGGTCTGGCCAGAGTGTTACCATTCTCTCTAACTCCAACAGACACTTTCATGGAAGACTTTGAAGAAAGAACCCTCTCattcagaaatataaaatcaagtttctaCAGACAACTTGTTGACAGCATCTTAGTTATTTGGCCCCACAGTTATAAAAACTTACCAATCTTTTTATGACATCATAATTCTACTGACAAAAGCATCAACTTCACGAtggaaatagaggaacaaaacagccatttcttgacatactcatcagcagaaaagaacaaataattaccaaactgtatacagaaaacacaTCCATAGGaacagatacctacacttccagtTTTATCATCCAAACACCAATATTCTAGATGTTTActtcttacaaaataataatatatcagaTGACGTGGAATAACAGAGCCAAACACTACTATTCTAGATGTCTACTTACTACCAATTAACAATATATTCATCTAGTTATTTCTGTAGTACAATAAATGTATATCCTATGATACATTTGAACTGAAATATATGCTTCCTTTATATGATGTAATTGTCCAATAACTTGCCCAATAACACGACAATGAAATGTTCTCTTTTCTCTCATGAATAATATACGACACCAATTTAAAAAGTGAATAACGTTGTAGAAGTAAAACTCATTATGGATAAGTTTAAACTGACATTCCTACCATAATCATCCATCCAGACAGTTTTTCCTGttgtcaaatataaaatatatacagtttaatgtagaagattgtttgtttgtttgtttgttttagaatttcgtgcaaagctacatgagtgctatctgtctctgatttagcagtgtaagactagagggaaggcagtttttcatcaacacccaccgccaactcttaggctactcttttaaaaaccatcaaatagtgggattgaccatcatataatgcccccacgtctgaaagcgcgagcatgtttagtgtgacgaggatttgaacccgttaTTCTcagtattacgagtcgagtgctttaaccatttgaccatgccgagcccctcatgtaaataaacaaaccaatgttTATCTGAACATGATAAGTATCACTTTATTTacatgttaacctgaagatgacctgtaaaggtcaaaacgttgttctctccttatcaataagttttacccataccagccattctgagatacatttttatttcaagtaggtttctcgtcatcaagaaacgcTAAGCATTTCATCATTGTACATTTATGGACATAATTTGAAAAGGGCCATTCACGTGTAGGAATGAACTGTCGTAACTACCTCACTAACTGTGCTTTACCTACCAAAAGTATTAAAATCTGGTTTCTTTTTATtagaaaactttgaaaatattataaaggcTTTAACTTTCATGAAAACATTACTCATAACAATGCACTATATTATTTCTAAGATTGTAATTTCATCTTTTACACGATTTCCCAGAGCTTTATCCGAAATATTCCTGCCACAGTCTCATGTATGACTTTgcgaaaatacaaaaaaaaaatggtttaccCCTCAAATCTATTCTATCTCCTGTTAGTCCCCACGCTTACAAACTTACTAAATATCTTGTAACTGCTTTAAGCTCACTTACTACGATTgactttattgttaaatattattttaaccttttcaCAAGAGATATCtgagttttctaaaaaaaacagttCGTTATGGTAATATTCGATTCTCAGTACTTATTAATTAACACCACACttgaaaaaacaattaatataattattaaacagttattcCCAACCAGAAATGCCTTGCACTCTAACTAACAAATATTTGAGAAACTTTCGAAATTTGTTATCAaggataataaatttaattatcatCTTTGTGACAAAGACATGGAGTGATGATGAACCAGCTCTAGGCCTAATCCTTGCAAATATTTTTCTGTGGTATTACGAACTTCacatggccaggtagattaaggcattcgactcgtaatctgagggtcgcgaatttgactccccgacgcaccaaacatgctcgccctttcagtcgtgggggcattataagtcacggtcaatcccactattcgttggtaaaagagttggcggtgggtggtgatgactaactgctttccctctagtcttaagctgATAAATTAGGAgaggctggcgcagatagccctcgtgtagctttgcgcgaaattcaaaccaaacaaacagaaaactgtaTCAAATCTATGGTATTTGTCaataaaattgatacacacaattttctttcataaGATAAACATACttcaacatacaaacaaaataatacaatttataataacgattatcataaatagtgaataaaaataattatttatatacaaaaaatgttctgactcacaaacaatatttagtattCTATCTGATCTGGGACTTAATACTTTATCATCAGTTGAGGCCCACGAGgtacaaattacttttttatattgaTACACAGGTACAGTTCACTTTACgtgaatgctagctagctctattatTGCTTAGCCTAACGCtgtttacaagtttactttttcagatatctaatgtcctcgtagaaacagTAACAtgcgaagttaattctctgaaattGAACGGTTCATAATattcgaaatatataaatgtttcctgtcaaattctgtagttttcctattaaaaAGCTTTAATCACAAGTATAACTTCCGAGGATTATAGTATACTGGCTGTAACTGACcaataacattatttactgtttcttGGCGCGTCAATTCATAATCTTTTAGGTGATTTTCTAGAAAGTTCAATTGGCAACAATACTGACAATCacacttgcgcaatacacatttaacagcatATGTCACATACATGAATctgaaacaaatgtagatattaaaataattatgttacagtAAATCCGTTACTATAACACAAACTTTTCAGAACAGGCTATTCATGTTTGTGGATAGTGAGAGGGTTGTTTTTTGGTCGTAAtgaagcataaagctatacaatagtTATCTTTCCTCtactcaccacggatatcgaaacccggtttctatcgctAGCGTTTGAATCAcaagatatatcgctgtgccactggggtttGGGGCAGGAcctgatgattgtttgtttgttttttaaattttgctcaaagctactcaggggctatctgcgatagccatccctaatttagcagtgtaagactagaggaaaggcagctagttatcatcacccacccccaactcttgggctacttttttaccaacgaatagtgggatttaccatcacattataacgccccatgactgaaagggcaagtatgtttggtatcacagagattcgaatccgcgactctgaGAGGAATGCAGCTAACAACCATACAGTCTTTGATACATTCAATGATAGTATTTTAAGAGAAAATAACATTGAATAAAGGAATACAAagacagtaataataacaaagaacGATTTATTAAGCTAAtatgaagtaataaatatataatattagagGATATTACGtccattattatttgtttagttttattatttttaatttgttatttaatttcagtaGTAACATATTCTCGAAACTGTTTTCCGCCAATCCAAGTTTTGGCGATGAATTTGTGTACTGAAGtaaataaatttagatttaaaagctggtgattgtttatttttaccttatttttgaattaagcacaaagctgcacaatgggctatctgtgctcagcccaccacaggtatcaaaacccgatgtttagcggtgtgagtctgcataCATACTGCTGCGCAACTGTGGAGCAAAAGCTGGTGAAGGAAATAAGTTTGATTCAATATCTTTTGAagtagatgttgttgtttttgttcaggaACACTATTAGTTGCTTCTGTGGGATGAATTATTTGCAAATTTTGCTTGTTGTTTAAAGTACGTGAAGAAGTTTTTTCCGACAGCTCCCTTAGTGCTAGAAAATGACGAAAACCAACATTTGTTGAACTTTCACCATCGCCATCTTTCATCTTCTCTAAAAAGTCAttaattatcatttgttttataacttatttccCAGAACTCAAGCTAATCCAAATCCTTTGATAGATTGatgacgaaaggcggaagactttagaaacgtcgtcctctacaattgtgtctccacaacaggcagttgccgccAATTTTATAAAGTATCATTCATCTAATCCAAATCATTTGAACCATGGGCGAAAAGCAACTACAAGAACGTAATCCTCATTGATAAAAACAGCTTCAgagttcttgatgacgaaaaacccagtTGAAATAAATATGCATCTCAGaacatctggtatgggtattaacacttttattgataacagggaataacgtttcgacttttctaggtcatattcaggttaacaaagagagttgttctctgcttatcaataaaagtgtcaatacctataccagctgttctgaaatacagttttaaagtGCTTCTTAATTCCTGAAACTAAAGCATCAACAAGTTCCTTGCAAGTTTTGAGTGGTTTTCAAGAAAAATCTTTCTGTTTTCTAATACGTGTAATAAATATTAGCATACAAATCTTAGTTGTAAATCTAGCGCGCGTGCTACAGTAATTACATATTCAAACGGTTGAATGCCTATCTCATCAAACACTTTATTGactgttctctctctctcttcattTCAATGCTCTTTATACTAATGAACACATTGCACATATATTTCACCACGTAATGTATGGAACAACAAAATATTCGCCCTCTTATTGTTGAACAAAGTCAACTGATACAATGACGCAGTTTTGTTTTTTCCGAAGCGTCTGGACCTTTGTAGATTTCAATCGGGACACTATCTTGAATTGCGAAACTGAGTGTATTTGCTGAACATCGAAGATGCTTTGTTAGAAAGCAAACCTCACTGGACTCTGGCTCGCTGGAAATGTTGTGGAACTTTATGTCATTATATTATCCTTCATCATTTGACTTGATATGATTTGAAATCATCTGCATCACTAATTATAGGTTCAGAAGATAAGAtcctacaaaaacaaataataaaatataaaaatagatctGTATATGATGTGTGGCATGGTATTATCACATTAccataatgtaataataattatttaatttctcaaacAGCGCTCTTCTAACCATTGCCAGTCATTAAAAGCGTCTGTTGCTGATCCGTCTGTACATTAGTCCATAGCCAGGTGAAAGAGATGTGACATtcaaattattaaatgtaaagaGCTCGaaattttcatgaattttattgttaaaaatataatatttttatatctctgtttgttttgagtttcacgcatagctacacgagggttgtctcgttagttgtccctaatatCGCAGTggaagactaaagagaaggcccTTACCAgccactatcaactcttgggctactcttttactaaagaattgtgggattgatcgtaccattgtaacgcctccacggctgaaaggtcgagcatgtttggtgggaaagaGATTCTAATCCGCAGCCCtaagattgcaagtcgagtgccctaatctcctatccatgccgggccttttaggtgtgaaaaatagtaatatttatcgaaaaattaagtttttctaTGAAATCCAGTTTCTCAGTACGGCATCTAAAATCATATCAATAatgatataatcaaaccctctcGAACAGTCTTAGTGAAACTTATTTCCATCTTGTGAGaagagtacttttatttaaaattgtattctgTGATAAATAAATGGCTGTTGTACAtaatacagttattttttttctaattgtctgtATCTTGAATttcaaaactatgaaatatttattggttCTTTTTTTTGTAGTGCCATTCAATAGATAGCGCAGGTGTTTTAGTTACGTGCGTATTAACATACACACTATGTCTTTATAGTAAGATATATGTCACTAACTTTTTCAGTGCAAGAAAGGAATTTTTCGGACCTCAGATAAAAGAGTTCGTTAGGTTCGTTATTTTGTCTggaagttatttacattacaattgGGGAATTTTTTTCATTTCGTAAATGCATCTGTAGCAATTAAGGAggctttataaatacaataagtttTAGTTTCACTCAGTCAGTGCCGTGAAATAGTCATCgttaatattcagacattttaaaggtgTTATTAAATGGGTAATATGCATGGTCgctattttctttcattttattaatttacaaggCATATGTCAATTACAGATACACTCTTGCCCTCTGGTGGGGATTTCTAAAGATTAACATTTGTAGGTAATATTAGGCTTAACGTTTCGGTTGTTGAACCAGTATTAGCTATAACTTTTGTTCTGCGTTTTGTAAAACAAGTATGGGAGACAGGTATAATATTCACAGTCAACTAGAACACTTGCAGTCGAAGTATATCGGAACGGGTCATGCCGACTCAGCTAGGTATGAATGGATGGTAAACCAACACCGGGACAGTTGTGCCTCCTACATGGGACATTTTGATATGTTAAATTTCTTCTCTATTGCTGAAAATGAGGCGAAGGCTCGAGTGAGATTTAACCTTATGGAAAAACACTTCAGCCATGCGGTCCTCCACCTGAGAAGCCTGAAGATTGATTTGACTGATAATCTATAATTATGAAACATCAACCTTTAACGTGTATGTATAGCAGATAGTtgtgataattatatttatctagTGAGGAATCCACTGAACTGAAtcattcaaaatacaataatagcAACTTTTACACTAGGCAAGTTCTGATTTTGATAATTACAACGTTTCGACTTACAGGAATTAGTATCGAGTCATCACCAGGAAAGAGTTGCACAGTTATGTTAAAAAAAGTAACTATTACATGATGACTCAATACTATGATTCAAAAAGttgtaattgttaaaatataaacttctCTAATGACAAAGTcactattaatattttgaattaattttatgttaataacatcttaatatctaaacaaaacaaataatttatcagTAATTACTTTAGTACAAAAGTTACTCCCACTGGCCTAGGTTGAACAGAAGTATTGGAGTTGGACATTTGTAAACAAGTGCGACCTGATTTGAAAGTCTGACATTTATATTAAGTATATCAGTCCTTTTAAGGGTATGTTAAATTGTTATCATTGTAATGCtagaaattttagaaataaccttaaactatttaaaacactTTTGGAACAGTTGATGTCAGCACTGTGAGAATAACTGACTTAGATGGTGacaattttgatgacagaaatgtCTGATTTTTTAAACTGAGGATTATAGGTTGTTCAATAGGCTAAGAATGCTAACAGGAGATGAAAATTGACTTTAGATAAAGAGTGAGTTAGATACTGTTGAAGTTGAGTAGACTTAGGATGTTGAATCTGTTTGAGTGTTTGTTAGTGAATGTAGGGTAGAAGGCTCTTTGCTGGAATTCTTTACAGACACCACCAGGTAAGACTGatgaaataaacatgaacttGATACTGCAGTTAAGATTACAGCTTTTAATGAAGTTATAATAAAAGGGAATTTTCATTTGAGGCATATAGATTGAGAGATTTTAAGAGTCAACATTAGGGTAACAAGTTTTCAGAAATTTGAGGTCAGGAACACCAAAGTTTTGTTCACAAATTCCTAGAAAGTATATTTTGAAGAGATgtccaaaaacattattttctgtcAATAATTTATTGGAGATAGTGAtcaaattttgtacatttttaaataacaaacttaaaTTTCTTATAAAGGGGAAAAAAGGGTAGCTGTAAATAAAAgaattgtaatgtattaaacatatataacaaaataaaacttagagaaattttgattcatatttcTAATTACTATTTTCAAATATGGATAAGGTAATTGAACAACCTGGCACTACTTTAAACAGACATACACCTTGCTGCACATAAAGGCTTGTTTAAAGCACGATAGTCATGGTAgacttaaaaatatcaaacttaaattgacattaagcaaacaagaaatgaaaatatgaaacttaaattgacattaagcaaacaagaaatgtaaatatgaaacttaaattgacattaagcaaacaagaaatgaaaatatgaaacttaaattgacattaagcaaacaagaaatgaaaatatgaaacttaaattgacattaagcaaacaagaaatgaaaatatgaaacttaaattgacattaagcaaacaagaaatgaaaatatcaaacttaaattgacattaagcaaacaagaaatgaaaatatgaaccTTAAATTGacattaaacaaacaagaaatgaaaatatcaaacttaaattgacattaagcaaacaagaaatgaaaatatcaaacttaaattgatattaaacaaacaagaaatgaaaatatcaaacttaaattgacattaagcaaacaagaaatgaaaatatcaaacttaaattgatattaaacaaacaagaaatgaaaatatgaaacttaaattgacattaagcaaacaagaaatgaaaatatgaaccttaaattgacattaagcaaagaagaaatgaaaatatgaaccTTAAATTGacattaaacaaacaagaaatgaaaatatcaaacttaaattgacattaagcaaacaagaaatgaaaatatcaaacttaaattgacattaaacaaacaagaaatgaaaatatgaaacttaaattgacattaagcaaacaagaaatgaaaatatgaaacttaaattgacattaagcaaacaagaaatgaaaatatgaaacttaaattgacattaagcaaacaagaaatgaaaatatgaaccttaaattgacattaagcaaacaagaaatgaaaatatgaaccttaaattgacattaagcaaacaagaaatgaaaatatgaaccTTAAATTGacattaaacaaacaagaaatgaaaatatcaaacttaaattgacattaagcaaacaagaaatgaaaatatgaaacttaaattgacattaagcaaacaagaaatgaaaatatgaaacttaaattgacattaagcaaacaagaaatgaaaatatgaaacttaaattgacattaagcaaacaagaaatgaaacttaaattgacattaagcaaacaagaaatgaaacttaaatgacattaaattgacaagaaatgaaaacttaaattgacattaagaaacataaatgaaacttaaattgacattaagcaaacaagaaatgaaaatatgaaacttaaattgacattaagcaaacaagaaatgaaacttaaattgacattaagcaaacaagaaatgaaaatatgaaccttaaattgacattaagcaaacaagaaatgaaaatatgaaccttaaattgacattaagcaaacaagaaatgaaaatatgaaccttaaattgacattaagcaaacaagaaatgaaaatatgaaccTTAAATTGacattaaacaaacaagaaatgaaaatatcaaacttaaattgacattaaacaaataagaaataaaccataaaaagttggattatcataatttaagGTACAAGTATGATTTTGATGTAAATATTCTAGAGTTTTAACATGTATATGACTATCTAACACCACTATTTGGCTGATGGTATTACCTTTATAGGCCTGTTTTCATCTGTTTATAGTGTGGTATATAACTAAACAAGTaccaaaataattatcaaatatttattataatgcattgaaatattaattttgtaccagaaatatatttttgtcatgttACTTTGTCCATTCCATTATACACAAAATTATTCTCCAATGTCTTTTATAACAGAGTATTATATTGAGTTCTTCAATCAGCTCATAGTACCAGGAGACTGTTTGGTACCAAGAACATCACTCATCAAACATGTCAGAATCTCTTGCACCGATCATATTTACAATAGTAAAGATACTTGTAGTATTGTAATGGTATTGAAGAATGAAACCTTTATCAGATTAAATAACAAAAGCTACTGATTACCAGACATGTTAGACCTAATTCAGAGTACTGATTTTAGGGTAGACTGCTTACCTTAAGAAGGATATTGAATAGTTAAAAGGTTTAAAGGAGGTCTAGAGTGTGGTACCTGAGATGGATGGGTTATCATGTGAGTAGAGGCTAacatctctgaaattgttttattttagtagagTGGATGTGATTGGGATGTTAAATATtctaaagggaattgatagtgtggATGTATCATCTTCTTTTTGTTCCCCAGTGATAAGTCTGTAGACATGACAAATAGCTTATTGTGGCATTGTTCTAATGTAGTATTGATAATGGTAAAAAGAGGGAATATTGACTTGGGAAGTttggagttttatttttcttataggtGGCTTGTTTTGGGTGGAAGAAATAACTTGAAAGTAAgatacaagaaatatttatatgatcAGGAATggtctacattattttctttttaagcaGATGGGATGGACTTGATAAATGAACAGGTCACTTAAATGTTGAGAAAACATCACTGATAATAAATGATTTCTTGAGTAAGGAAGTGTATTGAGCtataatataaattagaaaaacagtggtttataagcatagtgaagtaatttatttttgaggGTACATACAACATGTTTTAACCCTGTTGCTACTGGTTGctggtcaaaggccatgtcatctcatttgttgatttgaatttaaattttattaaagcagattataataaactttgatattatatataagttaatttcttaaaggtaaatattaaaataacacatttgaaTACAGATTTTAGTAAGtcatgatatgttgaatgcagcattgtttaaaattagatgtttgtgatgtcaaaatattgagtgtatagtttcatacaaattaggaactgaaATTATTAGTGTTGTGAAGCcagaatataaaatgaaaacctcgcaccatttttttttttgttgagatatggattacgtactgaatcaaacatagttGCTCtgttcatctctttccatttttgaaaacagtcctTTACAAACACTTACctcagtatatgacatgtgaataaccaatcaacatcTTACAATGTCTCTAgtgtggttttctcagccattttaatctgtgaaaaggctgcCACATTCTTTCtatccaagatttcaaggaggtggattgtgtctttagtctgctctaAGGCtcatagttactaagcttaatagaTTATAGTGGAATTATGTGGtattattgtagttatttatgattttctaTTTATTCAACTCTTTGTATAAAAcccttaaaaattttgtttgatatcctccatgtgtgaaattttaagacttagcaacctatgtccagcaacaatcaaatacaaaatttgtagtaagaaaagataattgtttgccttacttcttgatttactgttctatgttttaagaaaaaaaagtttaataattgatttttaaatagtaatgatatatatacatatattcatttgctataacttaaaaaacaagctaaaacaaaaataaacaaaaaattgcattaattaaaaagatcctagggtacaagctataatgttggatataaaatgtaacataggttttggaggtgactgaagaagtaggacccacattgcagtggggatacaccatccatcagtcttaacctccatttgccaatctcatataagaaataaagaagTAGCAATAGAtgtagaaattaggagagcaaaatgtggatgctcaagcccacaacatcccacatctgtatcacccttcactgtctgccTTCAGTTGTAGGAAGGTAATTGCTctctaaagtaaagaagaagaaaaaattaattgaaatgaaaataagaaaaataagatacTACCATTTAAGGGTAAGTTAAAAATGTACCTCTTGAATTTAGCATTCCAGCCCTCATTATgatagaaaggcactaattggtagTCCAGTAAATAAATTATGCTAGTATAAAGAGCCCCTTCCaattatctaaataaactagtatagctcccaaccaccaccAATTTTTAAGTCTACCATGACTATTGTGCTTTAAACAAGCCTTTATGTGCAGCAAGGTGTATATCTGTTTAAAGTAGTGCCAGGTTGTTCAATTACCTTATCCATATTTGAAAATAGTAATTAgaaatatgaatcaaaatttctctaagttttattttgttatatatgtttaatacattatt
This genomic window from Tachypleus tridentatus isolate NWPU-2018 chromosome 10, ASM421037v1, whole genome shotgun sequence contains:
- the LOC143230102 gene encoding LOW QUALITY PROTEIN: splicing factor 3B subunit 5-like (The sequence of the model RefSeq protein was modified relative to this genomic sequence to represent the inferred CDS: inserted 1 base in 1 codon), which produces MGDRYNIHSQLEHLQSKYIGTGHADSARYEWMVNQHRDSCASYMGHFDMLNFFSIAENEAKARVRFNLMEKXLQPCGPPPEKPED